The region AGTTAGTAGGCGTGAAAGGACACACAACTAGAGGACTATGCAACACTTCTTCACTATACTCAGCATGAGGGCATGGAGGCGGCGTAAGCTTGCACTGCAGCTGATCACGTCCACTTCTGTTCGTCCTTCTTGAAATTCCAGGTTTTAGCTCCCATGAGAAGGGAACTTTGGCTTTAGAAGTTTGATCGAACTCATGTTTGTTTGGACTAAGCATCGTGTTTGAAGACTCTTTGCATGTGGTACTATGTTGGTTTCGTTTGAGATATTGGTGTATATGcgttaatatttatatatacatataaatataaataatcattcCGTAAAATTGTATTTGATGTATGTATATTCAcctaaattttgattaatatattgTTGGAATGAGAACATCGTTAGGAAACGCTTGGCTATATATATAACCTCCAGCCTTATCcagatatatattaatatgatcATTTGTCTCGTACGTAACGCAATAATTAAACTGAAACCAAGCATAATGTTTTGCACATTTAGAATACTTTACTGTTAGAATACAAGTTTACTCTTCCATTAACATTGATGCATTGCATATGTAGGTATCggtataattatattaaataagcGAAATGATTATGCAGCACAATTATTTCATAAAGTTGACAACAATTGATAGGAAATAACACATGATGGCGTATATTTCATAAAGTACGTTACATTATTATTACTCAGTTCAGTTTAGATGGGCCAATAAGAACagtatattaaaaaacaaaaaacaaaaacgtgAACGGCAGGATTCGAACCTGCGCGGGCAAAGCCCACATGATTTCTAGTCATGCCCGATAACCACTCCGGCACGTCCACCTTTTGCTTTAATTGAGTAACAAAGTCTTATTATTGATGTTGTTGAGACGTGAACAGTCAAAGTAATACGACAAACTCATAAAAGCTTTTTACCATAACTAGGGGGAGATAGATTAGCACATGTTTTCAAATtatcaaaatcatatattatgtGAAAAGGAACATATGAAAAGTCACTGCTCTATGCTGAAGAAATGCTCTtcatgaaaattaaattatatgaaCTTATGTGTATCATAAGCAAACATCCAttatttctctattttcttgTTTCATCTCAAGAAACCCAACAAAGAGTGAACATAAGTTCCCAAAAGAAACAACAtgaaagacaacaacaacaacaaaaaagaagaacatagacttgagaagaaacaaaaccaataGTATATGTTATGTGGATCGAGAAGTAGAGAGAGACACTATAGTGGTGGTTCTTCCATGGTCAAAATCATCCAGAGAGattgaaactttttttaagCAGCAACGTCTTTGTCCTTGGCGGCGGCattgtctcctcctccttcgAGCTGGCTCAAATTTCCTTTCTCCTTGATAAGCTGAATATGATGATGCTTGCAATAAAGCTTCCCCTCGTGAGCTATGTAGTTCGAAGGACTTATCGTGCAGCCTCCGTGTGTACACTTGAAACAGCTCTTGTGGTACAGTGTTCCATTCACCGACACCTTCATAAACAAAAGCAGTCAATAGATATTGAACAATATAGCAATTATCAAAGAATCTAATGTTAGATCGATACCTTCTCAATAGGATAGACAGTTTTGTCGCAGCCAATGCATTTCTCTCGAGTTCCACCAAACATATTCGACACTTTGGTCCCAGCAGGTCTCTGTTAGAGAGATTTATTAGATCAAATGTTTAAAAGTTCAAGAACCACAAAAACACACAATCAAGAAACAGATAAAAGAGTTGTCTGAAGATTACCTCTCCCTCCAAAGGTCTATCAGGTTTCCCAATCTTTGGTGTCCCTATAAAAAGAACAAGAATCAAACTTTTAGATACCctccagatttttttttttttattttgatttgttattaattaatttacctTCGAAGCTTTTCTCAAGACTTCCAGTTCTCTTGAAGTTTTGATCGAAATGTGGTCTGCAATAGAGAACTCCTTCAAATGAGTTGTAATTGCTAAGCTGTTTCCATCAAAACAATAACAAACAATCAGATTCATCTTTCACACTATTTCCACTTTATCAAAGATATTCTACTCATCATCAGAAAATGATATCTCCTAGATCTACCTCTTGACTAATCATcagaaaatgaaacaagaacccaagaaaaaaaataaaaaccttgAGAGTTCCTTTGCAATGGTGACAACGGAAACAAGCTTTGTGGTAGACCCGGTTATCAGCGGTTAACTTGTCGACGAGGTACACGGTTTTGtcacaagccatgcatttctGGGTTGTTCCTGCGAACGCCATTTTTGTGTGTTCTGTTTCTTGTAAGACCAATAGcccaaaagaagaagatgaaacaaagatgaagaaaatgatAGAAAGGAAGAGAGTATCTATTATTGTTGCTTCGTTTTCTCCAAATGGGGACCAGATATATTGAAAACGAACATgtcctctctctttttttctacCTTTAAAGTAAGTTCACTTATAGAAAAGGTTGggtaatttgaaaatttaataatacaaatgtgatgaaataaaattcaaaattagtCGTGGAAgaaagtgttttaaaaaaatcaaatgcaaTAGAAAAGGTTtataagttcaaatttttgaacttttgctaattcaaatttgaataCTTGGGGGTGTCTGACAAATCTAGCATGTTTTTTTGTCACTGTCTAATCCCAATAATCAAAGATAAAcggtaataataatattattaggTGCTCAACggcctttctttttttctcttttaatgatttttgtccAAACTTTAAGTAAGCACCAGTCAATATCTTGTCTCCTAGAtatttttcaacatttatctCAGTGATTTCAAATCTAGTTTAGGTAGACATGCAATGGCTTGACAAATGACAATGCTTAACATACACAATGTTTTCTCAATAGTCAAGACTCTATATACAATGCTTTACTATACTATTGTTTAAATGCCTGTGCtgtaaacatttattttattctcACGGTTAAGCTTAGGAGCACCCAGAAAAAGGGGAAACAAACAACTGGAAAGAATCTCTGTTTGGTTATAGATAATGATTAAAAGCTGTATTGCTTGTGGTGAATTGGTTGGAAATCTGTGAATATACTATTTTATGTATatggtgtgtgtgtgtttatgttTCGAAATATCTGAGACATGCTTTACCATAAAGACTTTTGGATGAGCTGTAATATTGACATAATTGGTTGTAAGAGAATGAGTGATCATAATGATACCAACCatctttttttaatcaaaaaatacCTAACCTTGCTATATTTGTTACTTAAATATACATCATTCCATAcagttttttagatttttgcCCACCCCCTTAAATTTATGGGCCTTCCCCATTTTTTGCTTGCATGGGCCTACTCTCTCATATTAATGGAAACTTTTGACTCTTTTACTCTTTCATCTTTTTCCCATTTTCCTCTAGATGTAACAAGATTTCAGTGTAATTGATTTCAATCTTAGACTGTGTTCTTAACatgtttcttgttgttcaaaaaaaatgtgagctattctaaagcaaaaaaaaagatttcagtGTAATTGATTTCAGTGTATCTTGTTTATGAGCTCATGGATACTGATCTCCACCAGATTATCAAGTCTTCTCAAGTTCTTAGTAATGATCACTGCCAATACTTCTTGTTCCAGATACTTGATTGGTTCTACGTGGACAAAATACCAGCCCAATCTGACACAAAAAGTTGCATTAACCGGAACTACTAAGATATTCGTAAAGATAAAAAAGATTGGTATTGAAGTACAAAAGCGAATTGAAATATCTCGGATActcgaaattttattttttacaatttttataataaaacattaatttaaaaatattaaaaatattaaaattttatattcataaaatattcaaaatactcaGAAATAAACagaattatctaaaatatttttaaaatagctaaaaacaAATATCCAAAAGTATTCAAAACACtgacaatattttaaatacctACTGCAGGttccatctaaatatataaaccaaaaaaaattcatattaattttagttatttagcATACATAATCAAATTTATATGgcatattttatttgaattttaagGATTTTAAAGTACATTGaaattttatagtttgtttACATAATTTATCTGGATAAAAGATCCCACCATAGctaaactgaaatttataaaatcaaatcttTAATTCCGAAAACTCGAAACCCGGATGCCCATCCCTAATTCTTGATTTGTGCTTAAGTTTACTTTGTTATTTTGTGTAGTTGCTTCGAGGGCTAAAGTATATACACTCAGCCAACATCCTCCTCCGAGATTTGAAACCAGGCAACCTCCTTATCAACGCGAACTGCGATTTGAAGATATGTGACTTCGGTCTTGCGCGGACCAGCAACACCAAGGGACAGTTCATAACTGAATATGTGGTGACTCGTTGGTACAGAGCACCCGAGCTTCTCCTCTGCTGTGACAACTACGGAACATCCATCGATGTTTGGTCCGTTGGTTGCATTTTCGCCGAGCTTCTTGGTAGAAAACCGATATTCCAAGGAACTGAATGCCTAAACCAGCTCAAACTCATCGTCAACATACTCGGAAGCCAAAGAGACGAAGATCTCGAGTTCATAGATAACCCTAAAGCCAAACGTTACATCAGATCGCTTCCTTGTTCGCCTGGGATGTCTTTGTCTAGGGTTTACCCGGGAGTTCATGTTCTGGCCATCGACCTTCTTCAGAAAATGCTTGTTGTTGATCCGTCCAAGAGGATTAGTGTCACTGATGCGCTTCAGCATCCTTACATGGCGCCTCTGTATGATCCGAACGCAAACCCTCCGGCTCAGGTTCCTATTGATCTGGACGTAGATGAGGAGTTGGAAGAGGAGATGATAAGAGAGATGATGTGGAATGAGATGCTTCATTACCATCCTCAAGCTTCAACATCTGAGCTGCTATGAGGTCAAGTCTTCTAATGGTAACTGACATAAGTCTTCTGTTACTTTTATATCTATATAGTCTTGAAGCAGAATAAGAATAACTTGAAGTTTAAAACCAGTCGCGATGCCATGGAAGCTGCCTTTTTTTGTCACTAAAAGCTTTTAAGTGAGCCTGTGAGACTGTAACATAATGTACATAGATTGA is a window of Raphanus sativus cultivar WK10039 unplaced genomic scaffold, ASM80110v3 Scaffold3577, whole genome shotgun sequence DNA encoding:
- the LOC130506709 gene encoding LIM domain-containing protein WLIM1, producing the protein MAFAGTTQKCMACDKTVYLVDKLTADNRVYHKACFRCHHCKGTLKLSNYNSFEGVLYCRPHFDQNFKRTGSLEKSFEGTPKIGKPDRPLEGERPAGTKVSNMFGGTREKCIGCDKTVYPIEKVSVNGTLYHKSCFKCTHGGCTISPSNYIAHEGKLYCKHHHIQLIKEKGNLSQLEGGGDNAAAKDKDVAA
- the LOC130506710 gene encoding mitogen-activated protein kinase 1-like, yielding MDTDLHQIIKSSQVLSNDHCQYFLFQILDWFYLLRGLKYIHSANILLRDLKPGNLLINANCDLKICDFGLARTSNTKGQFITEYVVTRWYRAPELLLCCDNYGTSIDVWSVGCIFAELLGRKPIFQGTECLNQLKLIVNILGSQRDEDLEFIDNPKAKRYIRSLPCSPGMSLSRVYPGVHVLAIDLLQKMLVVDPSKRISVTDALQHPYMAPLYDPNANPPAQVPIDLDVDEELEEEMIREMMWNEMLHYHPQASTSELL